One segment of candidate division KSB1 bacterium DNA contains the following:
- a CDS encoding tetratricopeptide repeat protein, with translation MACTRWHRIALCLFLLWFPTVGRAQQEDLVHELELIANDLLNSAVTAYGKGDYWKCARDLIVLVEFHPQYSQLDAAEVLLGNALFELGLYDAAKGTFQHVLERFPEKPSVSAALFGLERVAYKAGQYAEALGRFEQLKRRATAGSRVLEGGRYFAGLSLLEMEDYENALAVLSEVSPRSSYYGYALYTAAIACLRKHDVQQALQIFERLSVLPITGEESRAVVGEGRLTAGYVYYELGYYRRAMQKFWSVYPDHAKRQDALLAYAWAAYKAGIFREAVRGCTELITEFPETRYLEEALFLLGRSLMEDKRYDEAIRVFDRLIDLCGESPARVREEDRETLARLQKTLENLRLRLLVLESRLLQVLPGVNSSNATPQLRDRLEQIRERRTRMLQELEQERSEIEAVDRQVATLQRELEHIEGAPNWKAYAEYARARSLFLKTRS, from the coding sequence ATGGCCTGTACCAGGTGGCACCGCATCGCCCTCTGCCTGTTCCTGCTATGGTTCCCAACCGTTGGGAGGGCGCAGCAAGAGGATCTCGTCCATGAGCTTGAGCTCATCGCCAATGATCTCCTCAACAGCGCCGTAACGGCCTACGGGAAGGGTGACTATTGGAAATGCGCCCGCGACCTCATTGTGCTGGTAGAGTTCCACCCCCAGTACAGTCAGCTGGACGCGGCGGAGGTGCTCCTGGGGAATGCGCTTTTCGAGCTTGGCCTTTACGACGCCGCCAAGGGGACGTTCCAGCACGTCCTGGAGCGCTTCCCAGAAAAACCCAGCGTGAGTGCCGCATTGTTTGGCCTGGAGAGGGTGGCTTACAAGGCGGGACAATACGCTGAGGCACTGGGTCGCTTTGAACAGCTGAAGCGACGAGCCACCGCAGGGAGCCGGGTGCTGGAAGGCGGGCGCTACTTCGCGGGGTTGAGCCTCTTGGAAATGGAGGACTACGAGAACGCGCTGGCGGTGCTCTCCGAAGTCAGTCCGCGGAGCTCGTACTATGGTTATGCCCTTTATACCGCAGCGATCGCCTGTCTCCGGAAACATGACGTCCAGCAGGCCCTGCAGATCTTCGAGCGCCTCTCCGTCTTGCCCATTACCGGCGAGGAGAGCCGCGCCGTGGTGGGGGAAGGACGATTGACGGCTGGTTACGTTTACTACGAGCTCGGCTACTACCGCCGGGCCATGCAGAAATTCTGGTCGGTCTATCCGGACCACGCCAAACGCCAGGACGCTCTGCTGGCCTACGCATGGGCGGCCTACAAGGCCGGCATTTTTCGTGAGGCCGTGCGCGGGTGCACCGAGCTGATAACGGAATTCCCAGAGACCCGGTATCTGGAAGAAGCCCTGTTTCTCTTGGGGCGTTCCCTGATGGAGGATAAGCGTTACGACGAAGCGATCCGCGTCTTCGATAGGCTGATCGATCTGTGTGGAGAAAGCCCGGCTCGCGTGCGGGAAGAGGATCGTGAGACCCTGGCCCGCTTGCAGAAGACGCTGGAGAACTTGCGCCTCCGACTCCTGGTGCTGGAATCCCGATTGCTCCAGGTGCTGCCGGGAGTCAACTCCTCAAACGCCACGCCCCAGCTTCGTGACCGACTGGAGCAAATCCGCGAGCGCAGGACAAGGATGCTCCAGGAACTTGAGCAGGAACGCTCGGAGATCGAAGCGGTCGACCGCCAGGTAGCCACTTTGCAGAGGGAGCTGGAGCACATCGAGGGGGCGCCGAACTGGAAAGCGTACGCCGAGTACGCACGGGCACGCTCACTTTTCCTGAAGACCAGGTCCTGA
- the tsaD gene encoding tRNA (adenosine(37)-N6)-threonylcarbamoyltransferase complex transferase subunit TsaD: protein MIVLGIETSCDETSAALYGDGGLLAHVVHYQVVHEEYGGVVPEFASRAHMRALVPAIRKVLAEAGIDYGQLGAVAVTHGPGLVGSLLVGLNVAKGLAVRLRLPLIGVNHIEGHLFANFLEEPYPELPGVCLVVSGGHTQLVLVPELGRYVLLGKTRDDAAGEAFDKVARILGLGYPGGPAIDAASESGDEEAIAFPRVLPGDRYGFSFSGLKTAVLYYFLELPEEERRQRVADIAASFQRAVVDVLVTKAKMACEEFGARSLSVAGGVARNRRLRRALAELGTEMGIPVFVPRPEFCTDNAAMIARAGFFWLQRGISSDLHLAPFPSLPLGES from the coding sequence ATGATTGTGTTGGGAATCGAGACTTCCTGCGACGAGACGTCGGCCGCGCTCTACGGAGACGGTGGGCTCCTGGCGCACGTGGTCCACTATCAGGTTGTGCACGAGGAGTACGGGGGAGTCGTCCCGGAGTTCGCAAGCCGCGCCCATATGCGGGCTTTGGTTCCGGCGATCCGGAAGGTCTTGGCCGAGGCAGGCATCGACTACGGTCAACTTGGGGCGGTCGCCGTCACTCACGGGCCAGGCCTTGTCGGCAGTCTTCTGGTAGGGCTCAATGTGGCCAAAGGGTTGGCGGTCCGCTTGCGATTGCCCTTAATCGGGGTCAACCACATTGAGGGCCACCTGTTTGCCAATTTCTTAGAGGAACCGTACCCGGAGCTCCCCGGGGTGTGTCTGGTGGTCAGCGGGGGCCACACGCAGCTTGTCTTGGTCCCCGAGCTTGGGCGCTACGTCCTCTTGGGCAAGACAAGAGACGATGCGGCGGGCGAAGCCTTTGACAAGGTGGCGCGCATCCTGGGCCTGGGTTATCCTGGGGGACCGGCGATCGACGCGGCCTCGGAATCGGGAGACGAGGAAGCCATCGCCTTCCCGCGGGTTCTGCCGGGCGATCGGTACGGCTTCAGTTTCAGTGGACTCAAGACGGCCGTCCTCTACTATTTCCTTGAGCTGCCCGAGGAAGAGCGGAGGCAGCGAGTGGCCGACATCGCGGCGAGCTTCCAGAGGGCCGTGGTCGACGTTCTCGTGACGAAAGCGAAGATGGCTTGCGAAGAATTCGGTGCGCGATCTCTCTCCGTAGCGGGCGGGGTAGCCCGCAACCGCCGGCTCCGGCGGGCTTTGGCAGAATTGGGAACCGAAATGGGAATCCCCGTTTTTGTACCGCGTCCCGAGTTTTGCACAGACAACGCCGCCATGATTGCGCGAGCGGGCTTTTTCTGGCTGCAAAGGGGCATCTCCTCGGATCTGCATCTTGCCCCCTTTCCTTCCCTTCCCCTCGGCGAGAGTTGA
- the rplI gene encoding 50S ribosomal protein L9 has protein sequence MRVILRQEVEKLGGPGKIVEVSDGYARNYLIPRGLAVPATPSALKALEEEKKRAELRASREKKAAERLAEKLNGVSVTATVAVGEEDRVFGAVTSQMIADLLKQKGFDIDRRKILLEEPLKALGIYDVPIKLHPEVEAKIKVWVVRE, from the coding sequence ATGCGGGTGATCCTTCGTCAGGAGGTCGAGAAACTGGGCGGCCCCGGTAAGATCGTAGAAGTGAGCGATGGTTACGCCCGGAACTATCTGATTCCCCGTGGGCTGGCTGTGCCGGCGACCCCTTCGGCTCTTAAGGCGCTGGAGGAGGAAAAGAAGCGTGCCGAGCTGCGTGCAAGCCGTGAGAAAAAGGCAGCCGAGCGTCTGGCGGAGAAGCTCAACGGGGTTTCGGTGACCGCGACGGTAGCGGTTGGAGAAGAAGACAGGGTCTTCGGCGCTGTTACCTCGCAGATGATCGCGGACCTTCTGAAGCAGAAAGGCTTCGACATCGATCGCCGGAAGATCTTGCTGGAGGAACCGCTAAAAGCCCTCGGCATCTACGATGTGCCGATCAAGTTGCACCCCGAGGTGGAAGCGAAAATCAAGGTGTGGGTGGTCCGCGAGTAG
- the rpsR gene encoding 30S ribosomal protein S18, producing MLRRRRICRFCEEGEIYIDYKDERKLRRFITEQGKIIPRRTSGTCARHQRQLKLAIKRARHLALLPFVAELSR from the coding sequence ATGCTGAGAAGAAGGCGGATTTGTCGCTTCTGTGAGGAAGGGGAGATCTACATCGATTACAAGGATGAGCGCAAGTTGCGGCGATTCATTACCGAGCAGGGCAAGATCATCCCGCGGAGGACGTCCGGCACGTGTGCTCGACACCAGCGACAACTCAAGCTGGCGATCAAGCGGGCGCGCCACCTGGCGCTCCTTCCGTTCGTGGCGGAACTTTCACGGTAA
- a CDS encoding single-stranded DNA-binding protein, protein MANNRLPDINTILIAGTVLGEPDVRQSEDGKLIGRFRIHSVRKFRDNTGQLRENRCEVDVIVQQKLAELCQRNLRAGSPVLLDGELLSHDNPEEGGRGTLEIRARRIQFLEQVLKPRGTEGLDTEEARGEAPDSADLEEQESTEFDFGYRELEL, encoded by the coding sequence ATGGCGAATAACAGGCTCCCCGACATCAATACGATCTTGATTGCGGGCACGGTGCTCGGCGAGCCCGACGTGAGGCAGTCCGAAGACGGTAAGCTGATCGGCCGCTTCCGTATCCACAGCGTGCGGAAGTTTCGCGACAACACCGGACAATTGCGCGAGAACCGCTGCGAGGTGGATGTCATCGTCCAGCAGAAGCTTGCCGAGCTGTGCCAGCGGAATCTCAGGGCCGGTAGCCCGGTCTTGCTGGATGGTGAGCTCCTCTCCCACGACAACCCGGAGGAAGGCGGTCGCGGCACGCTGGAGATACGTGCCCGGCGTATCCAATTTCTGGAGCAGGTACTGAAGCCACGCGGCACCGAGGGGTTGGATACGGAGGAGGCACGTGGGGAAGCTCCCGACAGTGCCGACCTGGAGGAGCAGGAGAGCACCGAGTTCGACTTCGGATACCGGGAGCTGGAATTGTGA
- the rpsF gene encoding 30S ribosomal protein S6, giving the protein MLRAYETTFVIDSLLRAEELDETIRRYLKFISDNGGEIRRVERWGKRRLAYEIRKRQYGYYVYVRFDGPPAIVAALEREYRLDENVLRYLTIQLSKAALEKERQLIEQGLIKTAAEATGPEAEKAASEEPTEPMAEGVEEGEIREEDQPSDAEAVGDEG; this is encoded by the coding sequence GTGCTGAGAGCGTACGAAACGACCTTCGTGATCGACTCGCTCCTGCGAGCCGAGGAACTGGACGAGACAATCCGTCGCTACCTCAAGTTCATCTCCGACAATGGGGGTGAGATCCGACGGGTAGAGCGGTGGGGGAAGCGCCGTCTGGCCTACGAGATCCGGAAGCGCCAGTACGGTTACTACGTCTACGTCCGCTTCGACGGGCCTCCGGCGATCGTCGCCGCGCTGGAACGGGAGTACCGCCTGGATGAGAACGTCCTCCGCTACCTGACCATTCAGCTCAGCAAGGCGGCCCTGGAGAAAGAGCGGCAGCTGATCGAGCAGGGTCTCATTAAGACCGCAGCCGAAGCCACGGGACCAGAGGCCGAAAAGGCGGCCAGCGAGGAACCGACCGAGCCCATGGCGGAAGGAGTCGAGGAAGGAGAAATCCGTGAGGAGGACCAACCGTCTGATGCCGAGGCAGTAGGGGACGAGGGTTAG
- the pth gene encoding aminoacyl-tRNA hydrolase, with protein sequence MRRWLIVGLGNPGARYAGTRHNLGFRVVERMGEKWGAAWQTVGQAVETGWFLLPQCEGVRVKLLKPLTYMNRSGNAVRETVRRESLAPYELLVVCDDVHLPFGKLRIRLKGSDGGHNGLASVIAALGTEEFPRLRIGIGSDFAPGEMVAYVLSDFRPEEERELPEVIERAVEAAAVFVCEGPEKAMTLYNR encoded by the coding sequence ATGCGACGCTGGCTTATCGTTGGCTTGGGAAATCCGGGAGCAAGATACGCCGGCACGCGTCACAACCTTGGCTTTCGGGTAGTCGAGAGGATGGGGGAGAAGTGGGGAGCGGCGTGGCAGACGGTCGGCCAAGCGGTCGAGACCGGGTGGTTCTTGCTGCCCCAGTGCGAAGGAGTTCGTGTAAAGCTCCTCAAACCGCTGACTTATATGAACCGGAGTGGGAACGCCGTCCGTGAGACCGTCCGGCGGGAGTCTTTGGCGCCGTATGAGCTCCTTGTGGTGTGCGACGACGTCCACCTCCCGTTCGGCAAACTCCGGATTCGCCTGAAAGGGAGCGATGGGGGGCACAATGGACTCGCTTCGGTCATCGCCGCGCTGGGGACGGAGGAGTTCCCGCGCCTTCGAATCGGCATCGGGTCGGATTTCGCGCCCGGAGAGATGGTCGCCTACGTGCTCTCCGATTTCCGGCCCGAGGAGGAGAGGGAACTGCCGGAGGTGATCGAACGAGCGGTGGAGGCCGCGGCGGTATTCGTTTGCGAAGGGCCAGAGAAGGCCATGACGCTCTACAACCGCTGA